The proteins below are encoded in one region of Haladaptatus sp. R4:
- a CDS encoding transcription initiation factor IIB family protein, which yields MTRSTRQRERQLEGEQTANEREGERACPECGSETLVKSTDRAELVCDDCGLVVEEERIDPGPEWRAFNHQERQKKSRVGAPTTQTMHDKGLTTTIDWKDKDAYGRSISSKKRSQMHRLRKWQERIRTKDAGERNLQFALSEIDRMASALGVPRSVREVASVIYRRALKEDLIRGRSIEGVATSALYAACRKEGIPRSLEEISEVSRVQRKEIGRTYRYISQELGLEMKPVDPKKYVPRFCSELHLSEEVQSKANNIIETTAEEGLLSGKSPTGYAAAAIYAASLLCNEKKTQREVADVAQVTEVTIRNRYQEQIEAMGIH from the coding sequence ATGACACGGTCCACTCGTCAGCGGGAGCGCCAACTCGAAGGGGAGCAAACGGCGAACGAACGAGAGGGAGAGCGTGCTTGTCCTGAATGCGGGTCCGAAACGTTGGTCAAGAGTACCGACCGCGCCGAACTGGTCTGTGACGACTGTGGGTTGGTCGTCGAGGAGGAACGGATAGACCCCGGACCGGAATGGCGTGCGTTCAATCATCAGGAACGGCAGAAGAAATCGCGCGTCGGCGCGCCGACCACCCAGACGATGCACGACAAGGGGTTGACGACGACCATCGACTGGAAGGACAAGGACGCCTACGGTCGATCCATTTCCTCCAAGAAGCGCAGTCAGATGCACCGCCTACGCAAGTGGCAGGAACGCATCCGGACGAAGGATGCGGGCGAACGAAACCTCCAATTCGCCCTGTCCGAAATCGACCGGATGGCATCCGCGCTGGGCGTCCCACGATCGGTGCGCGAAGTCGCGTCGGTCATCTATCGGCGAGCGCTCAAGGAGGACCTGATCCGTGGTCGCTCCATCGAAGGCGTCGCAACGAGCGCCCTGTACGCCGCCTGTCGTAAGGAGGGGATTCCACGAAGTCTCGAAGAGATTTCGGAAGTATCCCGGGTTCAACGGAAAGAGATCGGACGAACGTACCGATACATCTCACAGGAACTCGGTCTGGAGATGAAACCCGTCGACCCGAAAAAATACGTCCCGCGGTTCTGTTCTGAACTCCATCTCAGCGAAGAAGTGCAGTCGAAGGCGAACAACATCATCGAAACCACCGCTGAAGAGGGACTGCTGTCCGGTAAATCGCCGACCGGCTACGCCGCCGCTGCGATTTACGCCGCTTCGCTTCTCTGCAACGAGAAGAAGACACAGCGCGAGGTCGCCGACGTGGCGCAGGTGACGGAAGTGACCATCCGGAACCGCTATCAAGAACAGATCGAAGCCATGGGAATCCACTAA